CCCACCCAGTCGCGGTTACCGATACGAGTACAATTGTACGTCGTTCTCACAGAGAGGCCGAATGTTGAACATTTTATTGGCAAAGAGGAGAAGTTCGACAACATTCCAAGGGTTTCGCTGTCGCAACCGGTGACGTTGCGTCACTGATATTGATATAAtgtcttttagttttttattcgattttgtgtaaaaattaaagagTTCCTATGTAAATGTCATGTCATGTCATAAAGCGGTTTTTGCTATTGTATGAGAAACGGCTGACTTTATTATGTTCAAATCTATTCTCGTTGAAGATGTTGAATAGGATTACTGCTCtctcttattttaaaagtggACATATAATTTGTCACATCggttattataaacaattagtTGTGAAAAGATAGTTTCGAAAGTCTTAaccattttttaaactaaaagaCACGTTTTggtttaatagaaaaaaggaaTTGTTTTGGAACGTGTATTTGATAGATATATTGATGGACGGACAGACTTATATGACGAGTCGATAATCAGGTTATGTTTTTTGCCATTCGACTGCAGAACCATAATATATTACggttttacatacatacatacatcttAAGTTAAATAACACTATTAAGTATTTCGAAACACAGTGACAGATCCGTTATGTCCAAACGATCTATTTGTTTGACATAAAGAACTGTCAGACTAAAGACAAAATCCCTATTCAAAAGGCATGTTCACCTTCACGTGAGCTATGTCACGTGATCATTATCTCCAGCCCCTGAATTTAAGAACCTAGTAGAAGACGAACGCCTCTACATGTAATAAACTATTTCCTAATGTGGTTTtccatatacattttaattgtgCAACAcaaatttactataaatatttcgaAACAATtgctattgaaataaaaatcagtcataaagttttagattattttatgcCATTGCcatttcacaatattttaagtgttGAATACagatgaaataaataagtcaataaatatttttaacatactaGAAAATGTACCAGAACAAAATGATAATCATTTTTGTAGCGATCTTGTTAACGGGAGATTGCTTAGAAGAAATCCCAAGCAGGGACGACATACTTAAAACGGAAGTCATCGTTCAAAAAACGATTAACGGTCTTTTCTCGACATTGAAATTGAAAAGAATTCAGCAAAGACCAAATATACTGGAATACACCACTTTGCATAAATATTTCGCGTCACTATCAATGCAAGACGATTACAACTTGCAGAAAATTCTACaactaacaaaaatcaataaggaacataaattttataatggaACTGACTTTATAGCCGTTATaaacgaaataataaatgaagatATAGTAAACAGAATAAACGTAGATGACATGAGTGTGATATCGTATATTGAGAGATTTATTTCTAGGTTAAAGAAATTGAGAGAAATGTATGCgccaaaaactatttatgtcaatattaatttcaaagtcCTGGAACATTTGCggaatacagttaataaaagttttgattttaaaagtaaaaataacctCATTACGAGCGACAATGAATTTTGGGGTTTGTAACATTGACTTTTTAAAGTTAACAGTAATCCTGAATGCAGTGTACATGCTTTAAATCTACCTTAGGCTGCACCAATATTTTTCACAACCTGTTAGACGGCGTTTTTAAGAATTCAACTGACtagtacattaatattatttatcgcTTTTCTATCAACGTAATTGCTAATTTTCAGAGCCAAGTGGTCGACGTATTTACAGAGGTCAAAGAACTAAGATCAAATATTTCCCATTCATGGCTAGTGTGCACATCTTCAACAACTTCCATTGCGCTGGTTCTATTATAAAATCTGACCTGATTATCACAGCTTCGTCGTGTTTACAACTGTAAGTCACTGATAAGATATCAAAAAGAGATTTATTCGATCGATTCGATTTATACATTTGTTAGAATTAACAAgtgaaaacttatttatacagAGCCTGGAATAACCGTCTATTCCGAGAAAACCCAGCATTCCTTTCTGTTCGGGTCGGTAGTTCCTTCTATAGTGGCGGTGGTGAGGTCATACCGGTATTGGAAATTTACTTTCATCCTGGATACGACCCTAAAAGTCTCAGAAACAATATCTGTATCCTACGTCTCGTTCGCCGTTTGAATTTCCAAAAACGAAATAAGAGAGTGAAAAGGATAAACATAGATACAAACCCATGGAATCTACCAATGAATACTCCTGGTGTCACGATTCTTGGTTGGGGTGCGAAGGGAGTAAGTTCAGTTCTTCTTTTATGAtcaagaataatataaaaaattggtcatgatgcatttattacttttaacacGTAAATGCCTTTAATTTCAGAGTAGCGGCATAATTTACGATCcatggaaaaatatattatcatattCTATTTTGGATATTTATCCCTTGGCAGACTGTCGCGACGTGTACTCTAGGTTTGTATAATTAGTGttcaataataaatcagtAGTTCAATACTTCCAAGTATACCTGGatggtattattttttcatttaatattacattgtcATCAGACGGTATGTGACACGCAAGCATTTTTGTGCTGGTTTCTTGTCCAAAGGCGGCGGTGCTTGTAATGTaagtattgtttatattattccaCGTGACGGTTGTAGCTGCTATTTTAGTAGTGACCATTTTTATAAGGCAAATGGAATTAATAGAAGAATTAAACTCTATGGTTTTATTGTAAGTGTGTTGTAGTGTAAGTTATGTAtcactatattaaaaaataaccgtGCATTTTACGTTATGTTGTGTGAAGCGTGACGTAGGAGCCCCGGGCGTGGTGGATGGTAAGCTGATGGGAGTGGTAAGCTTCGGTTCCCCCACTTGTGGAACTCCTGACGCCCCCACTGTCTTCACCAAATTAGGATACTACACTGACTGGATAGAAGACGTAATGGAGAAGGTAAAAATTAGTTCATTAAATTCATACGTAGCAAACATGATTTAGGTGTGTTTAAAATTCCAATTTTAATCAATGGCACTTATATCAATCATACTACATAATCACACATCATATGTTTCAGCCCGTACCTGTTTCCTTGAAGCGTACAACAAAGAAagaattattcaatatttttaatataatacctACGGAAAGATCCACGACGACCACATTCAAAATACCACCTCTCACAGGAAACAAGTTAGAACCTATATCAATTCACAACATCGACAAATCATTAAGAAATATAGACGAAAATCTTTTTAAGGAATTTGTATCTACTATGTTCACCAGTAGTGAAATCGATAAGTACCTACGAATTATTAGACAACAACAGAAAACAAAAGGTAATGTTGAAAACAAAACAGCGATAGATAACGTCAATAGTGATACTTCTATTGATAAAAGTGATGTAGTATTTGTTACCAAAGCCCCCGATTTTGGCGAAGCTGTAGCTAAAGCAGAAGATATTGAGACACAGGACTCAGAATCTGACAATGGCGATGAACGAAATTCTCAAGTACAATCACAAGAATCTTACAGGAGCAAAGAAAATCAAGCAATAGCAGACGATTCTAAAGTAGAAGGTGATATAATTCAATTCATGAAAAACAtagatttgaaaaaaattattcaagaAGAAGTAATGGATACGTCAAAAGCGGGAAATAATGGatcctttttaaaattagccTACCTTAATGACACTGATAAAACAGGACAAGGTGATAACCTGGGCGAGAATGATGGATTAAGCTTAGTAGGAGATAATAGGTTCGAAGATATGACGAGGTCAAAACTCAAGAGCACTAATAGGAATTTACCTGAAAATGAGGTTTATGGTTTACTGTCCGATGTTATTGAAGAggaagtacaaaataaattagtaaaaggttttaaatacTTTGGCTTTTAATTTCGAATACTAAATTATATCTCTCGTATAGTTAACtggtttaatgtaaataacttacTGCTTAATGAGaatgaaacaaaatgtattagatttacaacAATAGTGTAAATCGACATATTGGTAACCTGAAAATTAAGGACAGTGAACTTAACTTTGTTGACAAAACTGTTTTACTTAGCATAACAATAGATATAAGTAGTAGTAGGGCCAACACATAGATATTCTTTCGAATAGACTAAGCTCTGCAGCAAATGCAGTAAAGAAAATCCGACAGTTAATTTATAAGGACACGgctaaaattgtgtatcaTAGCTACTTTCACAGCGTTATGTTGTACAGTATTCTACTGTGGGGTGCTGCTGCAGAGGTTCAATCCATATTTGAGCTGCAGGGGCGGGCTGTTCGGGATATTTGTTGTGTTTCTCCGAGGGAGTCGGTAcggaataagtttaaggaattaaatatcagtatctggtcaatatactcttgaagccttgttatatgtacaaaaaaaaacaaatgtgtgcgtatactagtgtacacacgtaagaagtgaaacttctttatgaccttgattttcgaaaaattattggttaaataatattaaattagataaagtttataaaatgcttttattatcatagacatgaatacaaataatgcaattatttcattttaccttattactacaaagattattacaggattttattgattgtaatagaattattaatatcattgttatcgttattatatatttttgttattaatggcttcgaatctcttccaATCAACCGTGGTAAGGGTAAGAAAAAAATGGCGCCTAactgtaaatatacaaattgtatgtatatttctgtctCATTCTTTCCCCTGGCTTCAtcctacacatttttgtatttgtgtctcttacctgtcgttttttcgttgcatccggtttgaaatcacaacgattctaaagaagtttcacttcaaaatataaacgatgttaaaacaaatggtgactttcaccagtataatacgcgaaatagaactaattttagtgtacgaccaaccaggctccagacaATAAACCagtccttatatggaaattgtattcgtttttacaacaaactcccaaggaaaattagaaaattatcactaaataagttcaaagccctcgttaaacgtaaattaatatataaagctttttataaatttgacgaatacttaaatgatcctaatccttgggattgatttgctccagtttaaacaatttgtatgactcaatacttggcgattaaaacgAGTGGCGGTAAGTTTCTTgacagttcttcttgcccgctctacgcccttgagttgcgaactggtagcaaatgttaatttaacttcgagatattttgagtttgagttaaatagttatatcataatgaaatttaaaatatacacccatttttatataataaagtagaataatttagaaattatacttCTAAATAGTATCTGTCTACAAAGTATTGATTTATATGTCAACTTGATAATTCGAAATTGTGTTTGACGTTTAAGTTTTCACTGTGAAGTGTGAAGAATCGAATGTCCATTTGGATTCTCGGAATACAGTACCAgctaaaaattgtataaaggAAATAAGCAAAAAggtaataatacattaaacattagTCTTTATTAAAAGCGCTTTTAGTGTATTGTgcttatttgttataataatttttaaataatgtctaAGGTACCGCAGGAAAGTgtcaaagtttttatttttctaaatgattttgaaattggaaTAAATGCATTGAAGGAATCTTTTCTGTtatatttttcgaatttttcgtaatatttttcagtggattattaaacaatttctatTTATGTCATATCCAACAATATTCCTTTTTCAATGTTATGTAACTGACGATCGATTGCCATAACCTATCAATTCTTATCAACAACACCTTTGAATTTAGAACACCTCAATCTATGTGTCGTTACTACTTGCATCTTGTATGTGTATTACATCATAAGTCTTGTATACCATCATATCACCATcagaaaattgttttgatgACTAGTATATAACAAAATCGCTATGAGGATCCCAAAGCCTTGCAAATTTTTTGGTCTTGAATAAATTAGtgaaaacatatttcaaattaatcttctataaatatttatgaatcaaaatcaaaagatagaaaaaaactataatcaTTTTCTTGActcattatttagttaatgcTATGTAAGAGTCAAATAATGAAACCATAGCAACATTTCACTTGCGCTACAACTAGACTATTGAATTGTCTATACATGgctaatgaaaatatatctatgtatTCCAAACCATACATTatatacctactttgtgttaactattaaatgttatacagACATTGATTTTCCTCATACCTTATTAGAAATTTGTGTCATGAAAACATATTTGCGCTATACTTTATACTTTTAGTTAGTTAAGTACTTGTTACCTATTTGAATTTGCATTGTTTTTATAGCAAAATGGCCAACCTCCTTATGCGCCAGGCACTTATAAATGCAATCCGTGTTCCGGTTGGTACCCGATCTGTTAGTGAACTAGCTAAGGTaagtcaaattaatttttaaaaacatggGTTTGCTCTAAAatgtatagttattatatttcgaaaacgtttacaatatgtatgtataaatattatatgtatacatattaatttaacataaagtagagtaaaatgtattataagcataaattaaatacagattatatttaatatatttccagATTGGAAACCGTGAATGGGTAGGATATGGTTTCAATGGACAGCCCAACTACGTCGACAGGCCTGACTACCCTTTGCCTGCTGTCCGATTCGGTGTAGAGACACCCGATGTCAAAGTGAgtattgtagttttttttgaGAAGCCTTAAGTTACGTTTTCATTGTCTATTTAAAtgatctttaatttttatatatatatgtacttcctctcaattatatataataagaattatagatataatgttatgtataaacatttttaaaacaggTCCTCCGTGAAAAGGAAAAGGGAGACTGGCGCAAGTTGACTGTTGAAGAAAAGAAAGCACTTTACAGAGCATCCTTCTGCCAGACCTTTGCCGAGTTCCAAGCTCCAACTGGGCAGTGGAAGGGAGCTGTGGGATGGGCTCTCTGTTTAGCCTCATTGTCCCTTTGGGTGTACATGGGAGTTAAAATGTTTGGTAAGATTGATTGTATCATATCGTAAAGTCATATCTTTAAACGAAAATAACTCATAAGGACATACAAGTTACATGTTTTGCTTATTTGTTTCTAAGCAATTTTTGATCACCGGTACCCTGGAAGTGAACCCTCATATGTAAAATGGCTAAAACTGAGTGGCCTTTAAGATTAATACTGTTTTGTGTTAACTGTTTTCTTTTGTGCAAGTAAGTGTAGTTAAAAAACCACTTatgttcaaaaatattagattaaatttaattcttattgcataattctaaaaattaaaacatacaaaattaaccAATTAGTTCTGATTTAAATggcctgtttagttttttagaGAAATGCAGAAGTATCTTTGCCAAATGTTGAAGTTGCATTGAtacttcatattattttatacttttagttGATCAAATTTGTCTATTGTCATAGGTATGGTGTCTTAAAAACGCTAAGACTCCTCCAGGATCTCTATCCGTGCatcaaaatctaatttaaatggAATGTAAATACGTAATTTAGAACGTGTGCACTTAAAGACCGTTGATTacgaatgtttaaaatttaatttccagTATACAGCCCGCTTCCCGAGTCCTTTAGCGAAGA
The genomic region above belongs to Pieris brassicae chromosome 9, ilPieBrab1.1, whole genome shotgun sequence and contains:
- the LOC123714525 gene encoding cytochrome c oxidase subunit 4 isoform 1, mitochondrial-like is translated as MANLLMRQALINAIRVPVGTRSVSELAKIGNREWVGYGFNGQPNYVDRPDYPLPAVRFGVETPDVKVLREKEKGDWRKLTVEEKKALYRASFCQTFAEFQAPTGQWKGAVGWALCLASLSLWVYMGVKMFVYSPLPESFSEESQKAQLRRMLDLKVNPIDGMSSKWDYENNRWK
- the LOC123714462 gene encoding uncharacterized protein LOC123714462 isoform X2 — its product is MASVHIFNNFHCAGSIIKSDLIITASSCLQLAWNNRLFRENPAFLSVRVGSSFYSGGGEVIPVLEIYFHPGYDPKSLRNNICILRLVRRLNFQKRNKRVKRINIDTNPWNLPMNTPGVTILGWGAKGSSGIIYDPWKNILSYSILDIYPLADCRDVYSRRYVTRKHFCAGFLSKGGGACNRDVGAPGVVDGKLMGVVSFGSPTCGTPDAPTVFTKLGYYTDWIEDVMEKPVPVSLKRTTKKELFNIFNIIPTERSTTTTFKIPPLTGNKLEPISIHNIDKSLRNIDENLFKEFVSTMFTSSEIDKYLRIIRQQQKTKGNVENKTAIDNVNSDTSIDKSDVVFVTKAPDFGEAVAKAEDIETQDSESDNGDERNSQVQSQESYRSKENQAIADDSKVEGDIIQFMKNIDLKKIIQEEVMDTSKAGNNGSFLKLAYLNDTDKTGQGDNLGENDGLSLVGDNRFEDMTRSKLKSTNRNLPENEVYGLLSDVIEEEVQNKLVKGFKYFGF
- the LOC123714462 gene encoding uncharacterized protein LOC123714462 isoform X1, with amino-acid sequence MYQNKMIIIFVAILLTGDCLEEIPSRDDILKTEVIVQKTINGLFSTLKLKRIQQRPNILEYTTLHKYFASLSMQDDYNLQKILQLTKINKEHKFYNGTDFIAVINEIINEDIVNRINVDDMSVISYIERFISRLKKLREMYAPKTIYVNINFKVLEHLRNTVNKSFDFKSKNNLITSDNEFWEPSGRRIYRGQRTKIKYFPFMASVHIFNNFHCAGSIIKSDLIITASSCLQLAWNNRLFRENPAFLSVRVGSSFYSGGGEVIPVLEIYFHPGYDPKSLRNNICILRLVRRLNFQKRNKRVKRINIDTNPWNLPMNTPGVTILGWGAKGSSGIIYDPWKNILSYSILDIYPLADCRDVYSRRYVTRKHFCAGFLSKGGGACNRDVGAPGVVDGKLMGVVSFGSPTCGTPDAPTVFTKLGYYTDWIEDVMEKPVPVSLKRTTKKELFNIFNIIPTERSTTTTFKIPPLTGNKLEPISIHNIDKSLRNIDENLFKEFVSTMFTSSEIDKYLRIIRQQQKTKGNVENKTAIDNVNSDTSIDKSDVVFVTKAPDFGEAVAKAEDIETQDSESDNGDERNSQVQSQESYRSKENQAIADDSKVEGDIIQFMKNIDLKKIIQEEVMDTSKAGNNGSFLKLAYLNDTDKTGQGDNLGENDGLSLVGDNRFEDMTRSKLKSTNRNLPENEVYGLLSDVIEEEVQNKLVKGFKYFGF